The following proteins are co-located in the Armatimonadota bacterium genome:
- a CDS encoding lipocalin family protein, with translation MRLRSITVFVLAAALALAGCSKPTIVGTWKGAASDNSEVKIALTLTKDAKFKQTTDALNMGAQHQSVTTGTYTAGNGTLTLTVASLMADGMQFPAPDHSTSTWTYKLEGDKLTISPMKSQAVIVLKRARD, from the coding sequence ATGAGATTGCGCAGTATCACGGTGTTCGTCCTTGCGGCCGCACTGGCCCTCGCGGGTTGCTCCAAACCCACCATCGTGGGCACATGGAAAGGCGCCGCCAGCGACAATTCCGAAGTCAAAATAGCGTTGACCCTCACAAAGGACGCCAAGTTCAAACAGACCACCGACGCCCTCAACATGGGCGCCCAGCACCAGTCCGTGACCACAGGCACATACACCGCCGGTAACGGCACCCTGACCCTCACCGTCGCCAGCCTCATGGCTGACGGCATGCAGTTTCCGGCCCCCGATCACTCCACCTCCACATGGACCTACAAGCTTGAAGGCGACAAACTGACCATCAGCCCAATGAAATCGCAAGCCGTGATAGTCCTGAAACGCGCAAGAGACTAG
- a CDS encoding choice-of-anchor Q domain-containing protein has product MRCCQSFLRALALPLFALSLAIPGRATVVYVNKNAAGALHDGKTWGTAFVAVQAGINAAANGDEVWVAAGSYSESISITTAVPLYGGFAGAEALRSQRDPKANAAVLDGGGLHPVVRIEGAGTVLDGFTIQNGLNNFQGVGGINCMAPNVVIANNLIRNNKYSDTYMGSGSGGGVYLSPQATGAIVRDNSITGNTVYAGAGVSTYAVGATAYGGGIAVYAGNVTVERNVITQNSVTGEGFKFGSCSHCFDPTGWAFGGGIAVLGSTCIVRDNLIAYNTATGNYTGQGGGLDASGATGASLIANNTFVGNTSAGATVIVAGAGVYANNIVFGNSTGQSVQGVTQGHNAVFGNRTFDYAPTTSSSPTDIHLDPLFVNTTAGDYRLRSGSPCIDAGDDTVVVTGDTDLVGKPRIIGAHVDMGAYEFTAPAFGFPDVQRALSLAGGLEQRTSADQNLDVQTSAPSDGKIDILDVVRLARIAIGLE; this is encoded by the coding sequence ATGCGTTGTTGCCAGTCGTTCCTTAGGGCTCTTGCCCTCCCCCTGTTTGCACTGTCCCTTGCTATCCCCGGCCGGGCCACCGTGGTGTACGTCAACAAGAACGCGGCAGGCGCCTTGCATGACGGCAAGACATGGGGCACTGCCTTTGTCGCGGTCCAGGCCGGGATCAACGCCGCCGCCAACGGCGACGAAGTGTGGGTGGCGGCTGGGTCTTACTCCGAGAGCATCTCAATCACGACTGCCGTTCCCCTCTATGGAGGCTTTGCCGGCGCCGAGGCACTCCGAAGCCAGCGCGATCCGAAGGCCAATGCCGCTGTCCTGGATGGCGGTGGTCTTCACCCGGTCGTCCGGATCGAAGGCGCTGGCACTGTGCTCGACGGCTTCACCATCCAGAACGGGCTGAACAACTTCCAGGGGGTCGGAGGCATTAACTGCATGGCGCCGAATGTGGTGATCGCAAACAACCTCATTCGGAACAACAAGTATAGCGATACGTATATGGGAAGCGGCTCGGGCGGAGGGGTCTACCTGAGTCCGCAGGCAACGGGGGCGATTGTCCGCGACAACAGCATCACCGGAAACACGGTCTACGCTGGTGCGGGCGTGAGTACGTATGCCGTTGGAGCGACAGCGTACGGCGGAGGCATCGCCGTTTATGCGGGCAACGTGACCGTTGAACGAAATGTGATCACGCAAAACAGCGTGACGGGAGAAGGGTTCAAGTTTGGGAGCTGCTCTCACTGCTTCGATCCCACGGGCTGGGCATTTGGCGGGGGGATCGCGGTCCTTGGGAGCACGTGCATCGTCAGGGACAATCTCATCGCGTATAACACGGCTACCGGAAACTACACCGGCCAAGGCGGCGGACTGGACGCTTCCGGGGCGACCGGCGCCTCATTGATCGCGAACAACACGTTCGTGGGAAACACCTCCGCAGGGGCAACCGTGATCGTGGCCGGCGCCGGCGTTTATGCCAACAACATCGTATTCGGCAACTCCACCGGCCAGTCGGTTCAAGGAGTCACCCAGGGGCATAACGCGGTATTCGGCAACCGGACGTTCGACTACGCCCCGACAACCTCGTCAAGCCCCACTGATATTCATCTAGACCCGCTGTTCGTCAACACTACGGCAGGGGACTATCGCCTGCGCTCCGGATCACCCTGCATCGACGCGGGAGACGATACGGTTGTCGTTACCGGCGACACGGATCTGGTCGGCAAGCCGCGCATCATCGGCGCTCACGTGGACATGGGCGCGTATGAGTTTACGGCGCCAGCCTTTGGTTTCCCCGACGTCCAACGAGCCCTTTCCCTTGCGGGAGGGCTCGAACAGAGGACCTCCGCGGACCAGAATCTGGACGTTCAAACCTCCGCACCGTCCGACGGTAAGATCGATATCCTGGACGTCGTCCGCCTCGCGCGGATCGCCATCGGGCTGGAATGA
- a CDS encoding 2Fe-2S iron-sulfur cluster-binding protein, whose translation MAGTNPYIKTAEYETATKPYKITIVHDGESKTLEIDPAQIPFTRTGLPGSILDICEGHNIDIEHTCGGVCACSTCHVIVRHGFESCNEQTDDELDQLEEAPGITIYSRLGCQCVPNGEQDLVVEIPSWNRNAVKETPHG comes from the coding sequence ATGGCCGGAACAAATCCCTATATCAAGACCGCGGAGTATGAGACCGCCACGAAGCCGTACAAGATCACTATCGTCCACGACGGGGAGTCGAAGACGCTGGAGATCGATCCGGCGCAAATCCCCTTCACACGCACCGGGCTGCCGGGCAGCATTCTGGACATCTGCGAGGGGCACAACATCGACATCGAGCACACGTGCGGCGGGGTGTGCGCGTGCAGCACCTGCCACGTGATCGTGAGGCACGGCTTCGAGTCGTGCAACGAGCAGACCGACGACGAACTGGACCAGTTGGAGGAAGCGCCGGGAATCACGATCTACAGCCGCCTGGGCTGTCAGTGCGTTCCCAACGGCGAGCAGGACCTGGTGGTCGAGATCCCGTCCTGGAACCGGAACGCGGTGAAAGAGACGCCGCACGGGTAG
- a CDS encoding PQQ-binding-like beta-propeller repeat protein: MRYLIAVAAVFVTLIVRAHSQQVKIDVSGELTGATVCDGVVYFGSFGGKLYAVRASDGTTMPGFPVDIAVAVGDGSYPRIRPGVYYGSLGKAVYLETSKHGVVKVWPDGAVAWINRLDGSSVYFASAAPAVTPQGEVIAEMKTLQNIFLVKLKETDGTVICTSPPLSMVPSDYVSPPAVAGGNVYITVVDYPAAGGSKYITVLNLADLTVKAAVSGSAYYGSTPYVRGNGIFYGSSGMFGELVFKLNSVTLNPDQQFGAGLSPGIPGVTRVTPQGSSPAGAGVFASPVSADRDPGGTVYAAIGNNMQGTVVAIDAATGKVRTLYATGNQGGGMVVSTKNVIAYCDGKTLQTFGVDGGHYGSFTLPGYPSGPCYDPTTNRFFVTTQPDTTGTSYLLGFDSP; this comes from the coding sequence ATGCGTTACCTGATAGCCGTTGCCGCAGTCTTCGTAACTCTCATCGTCCGGGCACACTCCCAACAGGTGAAGATTGATGTTTCAGGAGAACTGACAGGGGCAACCGTTTGCGACGGGGTGGTTTACTTTGGCTCTTTTGGCGGCAAGCTGTACGCTGTGAGAGCATCCGATGGGACCACCATGCCAGGCTTCCCCGTGGATATCGCGGTCGCGGTCGGGGACGGCAGTTACCCACGCATACGACCAGGCGTGTACTACGGCTCTCTTGGAAAGGCGGTCTACCTCGAAACGTCCAAGCACGGGGTCGTCAAGGTATGGCCGGATGGAGCCGTAGCCTGGATCAACCGACTCGACGGATCCTCCGTCTATTTCGCATCGGCCGCTCCTGCTGTCACTCCCCAGGGTGAGGTCATCGCCGAGATGAAAACCTTGCAGAACATCTTCCTGGTCAAATTGAAGGAGACGGACGGTACAGTTATCTGCACTTCCCCCCCTCTGTCCATGGTTCCGTCGGATTATGTTTCCCCGCCTGCTGTTGCCGGAGGCAATGTGTATATCACAGTTGTTGATTACCCTGCCGCGGGCGGAAGTAAATACATCACGGTTCTCAACCTGGCGGATCTCACGGTGAAGGCAGCGGTTTCCGGCTCAGCATATTACGGATCTACTCCCTACGTGCGCGGCAATGGTATCTTCTACGGCAGTAGCGGAATGTTCGGCGAACTGGTCTTCAAACTGAACTCAGTGACGCTGAACCCGGATCAACAATTCGGCGCCGGTCTTTCACCCGGCATTCCCGGAGTCACACGTGTGACGCCCCAGGGGTCAAGCCCTGCGGGAGCAGGCGTCTTTGCGTCACCCGTCTCCGCGGACCGGGACCCGGGGGGCACCGTTTACGCCGCGATCGGCAACAACATGCAGGGAACCGTAGTCGCTATCGATGCCGCAACCGGGAAGGTCCGCACGCTCTACGCAACGGGCAATCAAGGCGGTGGGATGGTTGTCAGCACAAAGAACGTGATCGCCTATTGCGACGGGAAGACGCTGCAAACGTTCGGCGTGGATGGCGGCCATTACGGCTCTTTCACACTGCCGGGTTATCCCAGCGGTCCCTGCTATGACCCCACCACCAACCGGTTCTTCGTAACCACGCAGCCGGACACCACCGGCACATCTTATCTGCTTGGGTTTGACAGCCCGTAG
- a CDS encoding PQQ-binding-like beta-propeller repeat protein codes for MTQSVTGKTLRVSLANGDSVYLAWSYSGSTTSNNAQALAIDNISVTPIAVMAGAAIKSSPTAYEGKVYFGSDDGKLYGMDIATGNTLPGFPAVVSTTAKIRSRPALRFLADGQPYLFLTSTDGVVYKYDLSGNQKWATTLPASSFVLLSGTVSTSCTPAVDGNGNVFVGAVATWTTTNTRSESRMFRLDAATGAITATSPPLNSTTYAGPASTGLGSPCMDGSSVYVTATYLGPAYDGYGVFVLDADLVVRASFAKGEMTTGSPFFREGFMYVGIWDGKVYKVNAANFNPETGWGNNHNGSTSITSLSTADPVTINSSLYVTGGKAYFTDMLDNFYYLNVADGTGPGPGANPYLLLQTPTTGSFAGVAVDPTANGGHGAVYAANTGSGTDMVFYEVPLDNPGAYVSYPLANASSTLPTIDISTNKVLVGDDGGLIYRFPRL; via the coding sequence ATGACACAGAGCGTCACGGGCAAGACGCTACGGGTGAGCTTGGCGAATGGTGATAGTGTCTATCTGGCCTGGAGCTACAGTGGGTCAACAACCTCCAACAATGCTCAGGCGTTGGCGATAGACAACATTTCAGTGACGCCCATCGCGGTGATGGCTGGCGCCGCTATCAAATCCTCGCCCACGGCCTACGAAGGCAAAGTCTATTTCGGTTCCGATGATGGCAAGCTCTACGGCATGGACATCGCCACCGGGAACACCCTGCCCGGATTCCCGGCGGTCGTCTCGACGACGGCCAAGATCCGCAGCAGGCCCGCCCTTCGTTTCCTCGCCGACGGACAGCCATACCTGTTTCTTACCTCAACCGACGGAGTCGTTTACAAATACGATCTCAGCGGCAATCAGAAATGGGCGACAACGCTCCCCGCAAGTTCGTTCGTTCTATTGTCCGGGACCGTCAGCACGTCCTGCACCCCGGCCGTCGATGGCAACGGCAATGTCTTCGTCGGAGCGGTTGCGACCTGGACCACAACCAACACGCGGTCCGAATCGAGAATGTTCCGGCTCGACGCGGCCACCGGCGCGATAACCGCAACATCGCCTCCGCTCAACAGCACGACGTATGCCGGCCCAGCCTCTACAGGGCTCGGGTCGCCATGCATGGACGGGTCGAGTGTCTACGTCACAGCCACATACCTTGGCCCCGCTTACGACGGGTACGGGGTGTTCGTGCTGGACGCCGACCTGGTGGTTCGCGCCTCGTTCGCGAAGGGTGAAATGACTACCGGATCGCCGTTCTTCCGTGAAGGATTCATGTACGTTGGCATTTGGGACGGCAAAGTCTATAAGGTCAATGCCGCGAACTTCAATCCGGAAACCGGGTGGGGCAACAACCACAATGGGTCGACATCGATCACTAGTCTCAGCACCGCGGATCCGGTGACCATTAACTCAAGCCTTTACGTGACGGGCGGCAAAGCCTACTTCACCGATATGCTCGACAACTTCTACTACCTGAACGTCGCTGACGGGACCGGGCCGGGACCGGGGGCCAACCCCTATCTACTGCTTCAGACGCCGACAACGGGCTCTTTCGCCGGAGTTGCGGTAGACCCGACCGCTAATGGCGGCCATGGCGCTGTTTACGCGGCAAACACGGGATCAGGCACAGACATGGTGTTCTATGAGGTTCCGCTGGATAATCCAGGGGCTTACGTCTCCTATCCCCTTGCCAACGCGTCATCAACTCTTCCCACCATCGACATCTCGACGAACAAAGTCCTTGTGGGCGATGATGGCGGCTTGATCTACCGCTTCCCGCGACTGTGA
- a CDS encoding choice-of-anchor Q domain-containing protein: MRGCRSFLRALALPLFALSLSVPGRAAVVYVNKNGAGAVHDGTSWSAGFQSVQAGVNAAASGDEVWVAAATYKEAITLKPGVKLYGGFSGAETALSQRSISANITVLGTTDVSTWVGDSVVTALTGCGRDTLLSGFTISRGSGKSLGGRFYGGGVYCEDASPTIEKNTIVGNFTWNQFDGHTWIGGGSGGGIACFSGAAPLITGNVIAHNWAEAAIFGGGDGGLGSGVYCRDSSPTLINNTIVSNNSAHPGGGICGEGTSSPTLVNNIIAFSGGGVSLPAGVLRNNDVYGNGNSVLTDYSGIADPTGTNGNIKVDPLFASKTADDYHLLAGSPCIDAGDDSMVVAGQTDLDGRPRRLGAYVDMGAYEFPTSGYFTLADAASALRTAGGLNAPDQSGAARLNVWSDAPGASVVDIRDAIGIARKAAGLDTNP, encoded by the coding sequence ATGCGTGGCTGCCGATCGTTCCTCAGGGCGCTTGCCCTCCCCCTGTTTGCACTCTCCCTTTCTGTCCCCGGGCGGGCCGCCGTGGTGTATGTGAACAAGAACGGCGCGGGCGCCGTACACGACGGGACGTCATGGTCGGCCGGCTTCCAGTCAGTCCAGGCGGGTGTCAACGCTGCCGCGAGCGGCGACGAGGTGTGGGTAGCGGCCGCCACGTACAAAGAAGCCATAACGCTAAAACCTGGTGTGAAGCTGTACGGCGGCTTCTCTGGCGCCGAGACCGCACTATCGCAGCGTAGCATTTCCGCCAACATTACAGTCCTTGGCACAACCGACGTGTCCACCTGGGTGGGAGACAGTGTTGTCACCGCTCTGACCGGGTGCGGGCGCGATACGCTGCTCTCCGGCTTCACCATCAGCCGCGGGTCGGGCAAGAGCTTGGGGGGGCGCTTCTACGGTGGAGGCGTATATTGCGAGGACGCTTCACCCACCATCGAGAAGAACACAATTGTCGGCAACTTCACCTGGAATCAGTTTGACGGCCACACCTGGATCGGCGGCGGGAGCGGTGGGGGAATCGCGTGCTTTAGCGGCGCGGCGCCGCTCATCACCGGTAACGTAATCGCGCACAATTGGGCTGAGGCCGCCATTTTCGGCGGCGGTGACGGCGGGCTGGGCTCCGGTGTCTATTGCCGCGACTCCTCCCCGACGCTGATAAACAATACGATCGTTTCCAACAACTCGGCGCATCCAGGTGGCGGCATCTGCGGCGAAGGTACATCCTCTCCAACGCTCGTCAACAACATCATCGCTTTCAGCGGTGGGGGCGTAAGCCTGCCCGCAGGCGTGCTGCGGAACAACGATGTGTACGGGAATGGCAACAGTGTCCTGACCGACTACTCCGGAATCGCCGACCCCACGGGCACGAACGGCAACATCAAGGTCGACCCTCTGTTCGCAAGCAAAACGGCCGACGACTACCACCTCCTGGCTGGCTCGCCGTGCATCGATGCCGGCGACGACTCGATGGTAGTTGCTGGGCAAACCGATCTTGATGGCAGACCGCGCAGGTTGGGCGCATATGTGGATATGGGCGCGTACGAGTTCCCCACATCCGGATACTTCACTTTGGCGGACGCGGCGTCGGCGCTACGCACCGCCGGAGGCCTGAACGCGCCCGACCAGTCCGGTGCCGCGCGTTTGAACGTGTGGTCGGACGCTCCCGGGGCGAGCGTGGTGGACATCCGTGACGCCATCGGCATCGCCCGAAAGGCAGCCGGGCTGGACACGAATCCGTGA
- a CDS encoding YCF48-related protein has translation MRQIIMLILAAMGGGCQGHWAPAAHPAPAAWRTVRARPGGLGWAAGDAGLVFATVDGGSTWTPQSTPLANSILSVDFGSALVGWVSGVNGDAARTADGGASWVQMPIAKDDLGIGPPDSISPIVSPDEAHAWALARWLDTTVLYHTANAGSSWSTVAYTDHGYASPNTLYGMGLTSDTEGWLVASRLVSGNYIPVLLRTVDGGTTWQPFDAPATQLNGASDPAWEVAIQAVSTGRVWVSVWDTVNSRGNIFRLELTSPPNTWTWSVWPWNSRVREISFSGPARGILAGDSTWETPDLFATVHTTTFSGAAPLAADFASQTEGYAAGPDGVLYRWIPDLWGDANQDGRVDVRDACIIADIATGGTPDASVSRVLADVDGDGQVTVADAVRALRIAGGLAGQG, from the coding sequence ATGCGCCAGATCATCATGCTCATTTTGGCCGCCATGGGCGGCGGGTGCCAGGGCCATTGGGCGCCGGCGGCCCATCCCGCGCCGGCGGCGTGGCGGACCGTCCGTGCGAGGCCCGGCGGGTTGGGCTGGGCGGCCGGCGATGCGGGGCTGGTTTTCGCCACCGTGGATGGGGGCAGCACGTGGACGCCGCAGTCAACGCCTCTCGCGAACAGCATCCTCAGCGTGGATTTCGGGTCTGCGCTCGTCGGCTGGGTCTCCGGTGTGAACGGAGACGCCGCGCGCACCGCGGACGGCGGCGCTTCCTGGGTGCAAATGCCGATCGCCAAGGATGATCTGGGAATCGGGCCGCCCGACTCCATCTCGCCGATCGTCTCGCCGGACGAAGCGCACGCGTGGGCGCTCGCGCGCTGGTTGGACACCACTGTCCTCTATCACACCGCCAACGCGGGGTCCTCGTGGTCCACGGTGGCGTATACGGACCACGGTTACGCCTCCCCCAACACCTTGTACGGCATGGGGCTCACGTCGGATACGGAGGGGTGGCTGGTCGCCAGCCGGCTCGTGAGCGGCAACTACATCCCGGTGTTATTGCGCACGGTGGATGGCGGGACGACGTGGCAGCCGTTCGATGCCCCGGCCACGCAGTTGAACGGTGCGTCCGACCCTGCCTGGGAGGTGGCCATTCAGGCGGTCTCGACCGGCCGGGTGTGGGTGAGCGTGTGGGACACGGTGAACAGCCGGGGCAACATCTTCAGGCTGGAACTGACGAGCCCGCCCAATACGTGGACCTGGAGCGTATGGCCCTGGAACAGCCGGGTCCGGGAGATATCGTTCTCCGGCCCCGCGCGGGGCATCCTGGCGGGCGACTCGACGTGGGAGACCCCGGATCTTTTCGCCACGGTCCATACCACAACGTTTTCGGGCGCCGCCCCACTGGCGGCGGATTTTGCATCGCAAACCGAGGGATACGCCGCGGGTCCGGATGGCGTCCTTTACCGCTGGATACCGGATCTGTGGGGTGACGCGAACCAGGATGGGCGGGTAGACGTGCGGGACGCGTGTATCATCGCGGATATCGCCACAGGTGGAACGCCGGATGCGTCGGTATCGCGGGTTCTTGCGGATGTGGACGGCGACGGGCAGGTTACCGTGGCTGATGCCGTCCGGGCGCTGCGCATCGCGGGCGGGCTGGCGGGGCAGGGCTGA
- a CDS encoding DUF2075 domain-containing protein has translation MLATRWPLKPHPAVCLPRHTSCAEVWLIDTTFETPKSISPNVRRPLKMKRHYYGNSISGFQSASEAEVLGELVAASEFDVTQTQRDAWLAEIRFLKPALAGTEGSVYFEYSVPRVGSRIDVVLLIGPVIFVLEFKVGERLFTSAALDQVSDYALDLKNFHESSQPCTIVPVLVATNAPSSPHDDLVPWGVDKLFRPVRCNPNGIGSVLRRALAGVSGMHIDAGIWEDGRYSPTPTIVEAAMALYNGHEVESISRSDAGAINLSKTSDAIASIIQKSRDLQQKSICFLTGVPGAGKTLVGLNIATTHSDLQNDLYSVYLSGNGPLVAVLREALARDKVSRKKEQGTKIRKKEAMSEVKAFIQNVHNFRDECLVDSSQPPIEHVALFDEAQRAWTQEQTSKFMRQKKGLPNFNQSEPEFLISCLDRQPDWATIVCLVGGGQEINSGEAGISEWVKAIKHRFPAWHVYVSGRLVDSEYGAAEQLLDLKRTTDVTWTDDLHLSVSMRSFRAENVSLLVKRILDLDVAEAQAALQTVDAKYPIRLTRDLRAAKEWLRDTARGTERYGIVVSSQAERLKPHAIDVRSPMDPIHYFLDPKDHVRSSYYLEDVATEFHVQGLELDWACVTWDADFRYSKCGWEHWSFRGQKWTHIRNAEGQSYQKNAYRVLLTRARQGMVIVVPNGDPTDPTRQSGFYDPTYEYLRAIGLQPL, from the coding sequence GTGCTGGCGACGCGATGGCCGCTGAAACCTCACCCTGCGGTCTGTTTACCACGGCACACCTCTTGTGCGGAGGTTTGGCTGATCGACACGACGTTTGAGACGCCGAAATCGATTTCGCCGAATGTACGCCGACCTCTCAAAATGAAACGGCATTACTACGGCAACAGCATTTCAGGCTTCCAATCCGCTTCCGAGGCGGAGGTTCTCGGTGAACTGGTTGCGGCAAGCGAGTTCGACGTAACCCAGACGCAACGAGACGCATGGCTCGCGGAGATCAGGTTTCTCAAACCAGCGTTGGCTGGGACAGAGGGTTCCGTCTACTTCGAGTACAGCGTCCCCAGAGTTGGGAGCCGGATCGATGTGGTTCTGCTGATCGGCCCAGTAATCTTCGTGCTTGAGTTCAAAGTGGGGGAGCGGCTGTTCACGTCGGCCGCTCTAGATCAGGTGTCGGATTACGCCCTCGACCTCAAGAACTTCCATGAATCCAGTCAGCCGTGCACCATCGTGCCCGTACTTGTCGCCACGAACGCACCTAGCTCTCCTCATGACGATTTGGTTCCGTGGGGCGTAGACAAGCTGTTCAGACCAGTGCGATGCAATCCTAACGGTATCGGGTCCGTGTTGCGTCGTGCTTTGGCCGGAGTATCTGGCATGCATATTGATGCCGGTATCTGGGAGGACGGGCGTTATTCCCCAACCCCCACGATCGTGGAAGCGGCCATGGCGCTATACAACGGGCATGAGGTTGAGAGCATTTCACGCAGTGATGCCGGCGCCATCAACCTATCAAAGACGTCCGATGCCATTGCTTCGATCATCCAGAAGTCCAGAGACCTTCAACAGAAGTCAATCTGCTTCCTGACCGGTGTTCCGGGTGCGGGCAAGACGCTGGTCGGCCTGAATATCGCTACGACCCACAGTGATCTCCAGAACGACTTGTACAGCGTCTATCTTTCCGGAAACGGGCCTCTCGTCGCAGTACTCCGCGAAGCGCTGGCGCGAGACAAAGTAAGCCGCAAGAAGGAACAGGGCACCAAGATAAGAAAGAAGGAGGCTATGAGTGAGGTCAAGGCCTTCATCCAGAACGTGCACAACTTCCGCGATGAGTGCCTGGTTGATTCATCCCAACCTCCCATTGAACATGTAGCCCTGTTTGATGAAGCGCAGCGTGCTTGGACTCAGGAGCAGACATCAAAGTTCATGCGTCAGAAGAAAGGGCTGCCGAACTTTAACCAGTCGGAGCCGGAGTTCCTCATCTCCTGCCTCGACCGCCAGCCGGACTGGGCAACAATTGTCTGTCTCGTTGGTGGGGGCCAGGAGATCAATAGCGGCGAGGCCGGCATCTCCGAGTGGGTTAAGGCCATCAAGCACAGATTTCCCGCGTGGCATGTCTACGTTTCCGGCCGCCTCGTGGACTCTGAGTACGGAGCCGCAGAACAGCTGCTCGACCTCAAGCGGACGACTGATGTCACGTGGACCGATGATCTGCATCTATCCGTCTCGATGCGCTCGTTTCGCGCGGAAAACGTGTCGCTGTTGGTTAAGCGGATCCTCGACTTGGACGTCGCGGAGGCTCAGGCGGCATTGCAGACGGTGGACGCGAAGTATCCCATCCGGCTCACGCGCGACCTTCGAGCAGCCAAAGAGTGGCTAAGGGATACCGCTAGAGGGACAGAGCGATACGGGATCGTGGTTTCATCGCAAGCAGAGCGCCTGAAGCCGCATGCAATCGATGTCCGTTCGCCAATGGACCCGATCCATTACTTCCTCGACCCGAAAGATCATGTTCGGTCGTCATATTACCTGGAAGACGTGGCCACGGAGTTTCACGTTCAGGGACTGGAACTGGATTGGGCCTGTGTAACGTGGGACGCCGATTTCCGGTATTCGAAGTGCGGCTGGGAGCATTGGTCATTTCGAGGGCAGAAGTGGACCCATATCAGGAATGCAGAGGGCCAGAGCTACCAGAAGAACGCCTATCGCGTCTTGCTGACGCGTGCAAGACAGGGTATGGTCATCGTCGTCCCCAATGGTGACCCGACAGACCCGACTCGTCAGTCGGGGTTCTATGATCCAACATACGAGTATCTAAGAGCGATTGGCCTCCAGCCGCTCTAG
- a CDS encoding YajQ family cyclic di-GMP-binding protein yields the protein MAKEFSFDIVCRTDMAEVKNAVDQAAREIGTRFDFKHSVSEIELKGDELLIHSDDEYKLDSVIDILQSKLVKRSISLKSLDRGKIEPAAKGTVRQTVTFKQGIPTDEAKKITKAIKEAAIKVTTQIQDEQVRVTGKDKDVLQSVIALVKGMDLPMDVHFVNYR from the coding sequence ATGGCCAAGGAATTTTCATTTGATATCGTCTGCCGCACCGATATGGCGGAAGTGAAGAACGCGGTGGACCAGGCGGCCCGCGAAATCGGCACGCGATTCGACTTCAAGCACAGCGTCTCCGAGATCGAACTCAAAGGCGACGAACTCCTGATTCACTCGGACGACGAGTACAAACTGGACTCGGTGATCGACATTCTGCAGAGCAAACTTGTGAAGCGGAGCATCTCGCTCAAATCGCTGGATCGTGGCAAGATCGAACCCGCCGCCAAGGGCACCGTACGCCAGACCGTCACGTTCAAGCAGGGCATCCCCACCGACGAGGCGAAGAAGATCACCAAGGCGATCAAGGAAGCCGCCATCAAGGTCACCACCCAGATTCAGGACGAACAGGTCCGCGTGACCGGCAAGGACAAGGACGTCCTCCAGTCTGTGATCGCGCTGGTGAAGGGCATGGACCTCCCCATGGACGTCCATTTCGTCAACTACCGCTGA
- a CDS encoding lipocalin family protein, translating into MRLALICMAGLAAAGLSGCFKPSIEGEWKGTKAIGPVTAAVRYTFDSDKHYTSENSVSSNVGSLKTVQAGSYEIAGNTITFRQRNSTVNGVDIQRAKVLIETHRFEVHGNTLVLNMGQPDKVVLTRVK; encoded by the coding sequence ATGAGATTGGCGCTGATATGTATGGCGGGACTGGCGGCCGCCGGCCTGTCCGGATGCTTCAAGCCTTCCATCGAGGGCGAGTGGAAGGGAACGAAGGCAATCGGCCCCGTGACCGCCGCCGTCCGGTACACGTTCGATTCGGACAAACACTACACGTCGGAAAACAGCGTGTCGTCCAACGTTGGAAGCCTCAAAACGGTTCAGGCGGGAAGTTACGAAATAGCGGGCAACACCATCACGTTCCGCCAGAGGAATTCCACCGTGAACGGGGTCGACATCCAGCGCGCCAAAGTCCTCATCGAGACACACCGTTTTGAGGTCCACGGCAACACACTGGTTCTCAACATGGGACAGCCCGACAAGGTCGTGCTGACAAGGGTGAAATAA